Proteins co-encoded in one Prunus persica cultivar Lovell chromosome G6, Prunus_persica_NCBIv2, whole genome shotgun sequence genomic window:
- the LOC18774310 gene encoding seipin-1 — translation MEPAQPTSTFSNPPPPETPVLENDEAEYGQYDCDEYLIPKPSEWFPKLVSFQADLIYNCMATLSAPIFSLLSVASESYHQVEQTKDTVESAVHQVPSTLTHGSTILLKKLGFGLLGAAYVCMVLVMVLILSFLLGVGLVNLWVEEPVFVRDRLHFDYTDPHPTAVFAFGGVPVGHTFYVSLVLLMPESDFNRGIGVFQMSAELLSVNGDVIAKSSQPCMLRFMSLPVRLTRTFLMGVPLLLGISGETQKLAMQILEHKEGHFPRTQAIRVTLLPRAGTSYLPQLYEAEILLNSQLPWMKHLVRSWKLTFYVWTSLYTYVLFLIILILFCKPLLLPMTMITATAAANVSDQSYTETQSQATSRPRPRRRHSRESQAQSRDVESEDVQELLRKWQRSRSKRKAMYLQPGDLDLGAAETIGSSAASTISITREDASVAAEDVGDLESVCL, via the exons ATGGAACCTGCTCAGCCCACATCAACCTTCAGcaacccaccaccaccagaaACACCAGTATTGGAGAATGATGAAGCAGAATACGGCCAATATGACTGTGATGAGTATCTGATACCAAAACCATCAGAGTGGTTCCCAAAGCTCGTATCTTTTCAAGCAGATTTAATTTACAACTGCATGGCCACTCTGTCTGCCcccattttctccctcttgtCTGTGGCCTCTGAGTCTTACCACCAAGTCGAGCAGACCAAAGACACCGTTGAATCCGCCGTCCACCAGGTTCCCTCTACCCTCACACATGGCAGCACCATCCTCCTCAAGAAGCTTGGTTTTGGGTTGCTTGGGGCTGCTTATGTCTGTATGGTTTTGGTCATGGTTTTAAttctatcttttcttttgggtgttGGGTTGGTCAATCTTTGGGTGGAGGAGCCTGTGTTTGTGAGAGACAGGTTGCACTTTGATTACACTGACCCTCATCCAACGGCTGTCTTTGCTTTTGGTGGGGTTCCTGTTGGACACACTTTTTATGTCTCTTTGGTTCTATTGATGCCTGAATCTGATTTCAACAGGGGCATTGGGGTCTTTCAG ATGAGTGCAGAACTATTATCAGTGAATGGTGATGTGATTGCAAAGTCAAGCCAGCCCTGCATGTTACGATTTATGAGCCTCCCGGTTAGACTCACACGAACATTTCTTATGGGCGTACCGTTGCTACTAGGAATCTCTGGAGAAACCCAGAAGTTAGCCATGCAAATACTCGAGCATAAGGAAGGCCATTTTCCAAGAACCCAAGCCATAAGAGTAACTTTATTACCAAGAGCTGGAACCTCGTATCTTCCCCAGTTGTACGAGgctgaaattttattgaatTCCCAGCTGCCTTGGATGAAACATTTGGTGCGCAGTTGGAAGTTGACTTTTTACGTCTGGACCTCTTTATATACCTATGTTTTGTTCCTCataattctcatacttttctGCAAACCACTCTTGCTGCCAATGACAATGATCACAGCTACTGCCGCAGCAAATGTCAGTGACCAAAGTTACACCGAGACACAATCACAAGCCACATCTCGACCACGACCACGACGACGCCATAGTAGGGAATCACAAGCCCAATCTAGAGACGTTGAAAGTGAGGATGTTCAAGAGTTGTTGAGAAAATGGCAACGCAGCAGAAGCAAAAGAAAGGCAATGTATTTGCAACCtggggatttggatttgggagCTGCAGAAACTATTGGCTCATCTGCAGCCTCAACAATTAGTATTACCAGAGAAGATGCAAGTGTAGCTGCTGAAGATGTTGGGGACTTGGAATCAGTGTGTTTATAA
- the LOC18772848 gene encoding putative 4-hydroxy-4-methyl-2-oxoglutarate aldolase 2: protein MALVTTAEVCDAHSQLIGSGDLRVLEPIFQIYGRRQVFSGQIVTLKVFEDNVLVRGFLEEKGNGRVLVVDGGGSKRCAILGGNPVVQAQNNGWAGIVVNGCIRDVDEINGCDIGVRALASHPMKANKKGIGEKQVPITIAGTRICDGEWLYADTDGILISRTELSV from the coding sequence ATGGCCTTGGTAACAACTGCTGAAGTTTGCGACGCACACTCGCAGCTAATTGGAAGTGGTGATCTACGGGTGCTTGAGCCAATATTTCAGATATATGGCAGGCGACAGGTCTTCTCTGGACAAATAGTTACCTTAAAGGTATTTGAAGACAACGTTCTGGTTCGTGGGTTTCTCGAGGAGAAAGGCAATGGCAGAGTTCTTGTTGTGGATGGGGGTGGAAGCAAGCGGTGTGCAATATTGGGGGGCAACCCTGTAGTTCAAGCTCAGAATAATGGATGGGCAGGTATAGTGGTGAATGGCTGTATAAGAGATGTTGATGAGATTAATGGTTGTGACATTGGTGTGAGAGCTCTAGCGTCCCATCCCATGAAAGCCAATAAGAAAGGGATTGGAGAGAAACAGGTACCAATTACCATCGCTGGGACAAGGATCTGCGATGGGGAATGGCTTTATGCAGACACCGATGGAATTCTGATTTCTCGTACCGAGTTATCTGTATAA
- the LOC18772960 gene encoding isopentenyl-diphosphate Delta-isomerase I, with protein sequence MTLTTGAGLLNTAARLSFFHKSHHHYPLLFSNSPSLRFSPTSLISNPTSFASLPARLSLSFNASTMADAPDAGMDAVQRRLMFEDECILVDENDRVVGHDTKYNCHLMEKIESENLLHRAFSVFLFNSKNELLLQQRSATKVTFPLVWTNTCCSHPLYRESELIDENSLGVRNAAQRKLLDELGIPAEDVPVDQFIPLGRILYKAPSDGKWGEHELDYLLFTVRDVNVHPNPDEVADIKYVNQEQLKELLRKADAGEEGLKLSPWFRLVVDNFLFKWWDNVEKGTIKEAADMKTIHRLT encoded by the exons ATGACTCTCACCACAGGAGCAGGCCTTCTTAACACCGCAGCCAGACTCTCCTTCTTCCACAAATCTCACCATCATTATCCCCTTCTCTTTTCAAATTCTCCTTCTCTCCGGTTCTCACCAACCTCTCTCATCTCCAACCCCACCTCCTTCGCTTCTCTCCCTGCCAGGCTATCTCTGTCTTTTAACGCCTCCACCATGGCCGACGCTCCTGATGCCGGCATGGACGCCGTCCAGCGCCGCCTCATGTTCGAAGACGA ATGTATTCTGGTGGATGAGAATGATCGTGTTGTTGGTCATGATACCAAATACAACT GTCACTTGATGGAAAAGATTGAATCCGAAAATTTACTTCACAGAGCTTTCAGCGTCTTTTTGTTTAACTCAAAGAATGAGTTGCTTCTTCAG CAACGTTCTGCAACAAAGGTGACATTCCCACTTGTGTGGACAAACACCTGTTGTAGCCATCCACTGTACCGTGAATCTGAGCTTATTGATGAGAATTCTCTTG GGGTAAGAAATGCTGCTCAAAGGAAGCTTTTGGATGAATTGGGCATCCCTGCTGAAGATGTGCCGGTTGATCAGTTCATCCCTTTGGGTCGGATTTTGTACAAGGCACCTTCTGACGGCAAGTGGGGAGAACACGAAC TTGATTACCTTCTCTTCACGGTCCGAGATGTTAATGTGCATCCAAACCCTGACGAAGTAGCTGATATCAAATATGTAAATCAAGAGCAGCTGAAGGAGCTGCTGAGGAAGGCAGATGCTGGGGAGGAAGGTCTGAAGCTGTCCCCTTGGTTCAGACTCGTTGTGGACAACTTCTTGTTCAAATGGTGGGACAATGTTGAGAAAGGCACCATCAAGGAAGCTGCTGACATGAAAACCATCCACAGGTTGACTTAA
- the LOC18772597 gene encoding uncharacterized protein LOC18772597 produces the protein MARELSPGLKILWVWTLGTAAVLVTSVVRTRVRDMENLMNAEQQQPQQQQDTTATDTDTLLVDTSPQSSELIREEKP, from the exons ATGGCAAGAGAGTTGAGCCCTGGCTTAAAGATTCTCTGGGTCTGGACCCTTGGCACCGCCGCTG TACTGGTTACAAGTGTGGTGAGGACGAGGGTGAGAGACATGGAGAACCTTATGAATGCTGAGCAGCAGCagccacaacaacaacaagacACCACTGCCACCGACACAGATACACTCTTGGTGGACACTTCGCCTCAGTCCTCTGAACTGATTCGAGAAGAGAAACCATAG
- the LOC18773260 gene encoding basic leucine zipper and W2 domain-containing protein 2, with product MSSKERPTLGGTRIKTRKRNIAAPLDPAAFADAVVQIYLDNAGDLELIAKCIESSDLNFSRYGDTFFEVVFTGGRTQPGTTKPDEGERHPYSVLESEATRDVILPSVIYIQKILRRRPFLIKNLENVMRRFLQSLELFEENERKKLAIFTALAFSQKLSGLPPETVFQPMLKDNLVGKGLVLSFITDFFKEYLIDNSLDDLISILKRGKVEDNLLEFFPSTKRSDESFSEHFTKEGLVALVEYNEKKIFEVKLKEMKSALTTQITEETDMSEVIETVKQRVKDAKLPDVEVVRILWDVIMDAVQWSGKNQQQNANAALRQVKTWAELLNTFCTNGKLELELIYKVQMQCYEDAKLMKLFPEIVRSLYDQDVLAEVTILHWFRRGTNPKGRQTFVKALEPFVNWLEEAEEEE from the exons ATGAG CTCGAAGGAGAGACCCACTCTCGG TGGCACGCGGATTAAGACCCGCAAACGGAATATTGCAGCGCCGCTGGACCCTGCAGCTTTCGCGGATGCAGTGGTCCAGATTTATCTGGATAATGCTGGTGATCTG GAACTTATTGCCAAGTGCATTGAATCTTCAGACCTTAACTTCTCAAGATACGGTGACACCTTTTTTGAG GTTGTTTTCACTGGAGGCCGTACACAACCTGGAACAACAAAACCTGATGAGGGGGAGCGCCATCCTTACTCTGTACTAGAGAGTGAGGCTACACGTGATGTCATCTTACCATCTGTTATCTACATACAAAAAATTTTGAGGCGGAGGCCATTTCTGATAAAGAATCTCGAAAATGTTATGCGACGATTCCTTCAGTCGTTGGAGCTTTTTGAGGAAAATGAAAGGAAGAAGTTGGCAATCTTCACAGCGCTTGCATTCTCTCAGAAGCTATCGGGACTTCCACCCGAAACCGTGTTCCAGCCTATGCTCAAGGATAATCTTGTTGGCAAGGGGCTAGTTCTATCATTTATTACTGACTTCTTCAAGGAGTATCTTATTGATAACAGCCTTGATGATCTGATCTCCATTCTGAAGCGGGGTAAAGTGGAGGACAATCTTCTGGAGTTCTTCCCATCCACAAAGCGGTCTGATGAGAGTTTCTCTGAGCATTTCAC CAAGGAAGGGCTAGTAGCCTTAGTTGAAtacaatgaaaagaaaattttcgaGGTGAAGCTTAAGGAAATGAAATCGGCATTAACAACCCAGATAACAGAAGAAACTGATATGTCTGAAGTCATAGAAACTGTGAAGCAGCGTGTTAAAGATGCTAAATTGCCAGACGTTGAGGTTGTGCGGATTCTGTGGGATGTCATTATGGATGCAGTGCAGTGGTCTGGTAAGAACCAGCAGCAGAACGCCAATGCAGCTCTGCGCCAG GTGAAAACATGGGCAGAACTGTTGAATACCTTCTGCACCAATGGGAAGCTGGAGCTGGAACTGATTTACAAAGTCCAAATGCAGTGCTATGAGGATGCTAAGCTGATGAAGCTGTTTCCTGAAATTGTGAGGTCCCTCTATGACCAGGATGTGCTTGCAGAAGTCACCATTCTCCATTGGTTCCGCCGAGGAACAAACCCCAAGGGGAG GCAAACTTTTGTGAAGGCTCTGGAGCCATTTGTGAACTGGCTGGAGGAGGCAGAAGAGGAGGAATAG